The DNA sequence TGAAACCAAACCGGCGGAGACCAAGCCGGCTGAAACCAAGTAATTAAGATTAGAATATCCGGGGTCAGGTCAGGCTAAAAGTAAACCGGGACCTGACCCCGCGTCCGAAAATGTGCATTGCATTAGCAGCCAAGCTTTTCTTCAATCCATCTCCGCAACGATAAATTTTGCGTTTTTTCCCCTGTGGAACCGGCCGTACAGCTATTACTAATCAAGAATTTCTTTACTCCTCCAAACTTTCTTGTTTTCTCGCCTTCCAACTTTAGCTATATTGGTATCTGGGTAGTCTCAGCCACTGCGCCGATTTAACTGAGATTGCCGCCACCCGCCGGCCATTCCCGGTTTCCGGGAAGGGATGTCGGGATCATTGCCAAAAACCTTGAGGATGAGTATGCGCCGCTCATCCGGGAGAGGGAGGATGTAGATGTCAGCCTTGGAACGCATTAAAACGGCGAAAGCCAAATACGAGGAGAAAGTCGCCAAGACCTTGCAGAAAATGTCCGAACGCAAGGACCAGTTTGTCAATACTTCGGGCATTCCGGTGGAGCGGGTGTACACCCCGTTAGACCTGGAGGATTTCGACTATCTGGAAAAATTGGGAATGCCGGGTCAATTTCCCTATACGAGAGCCGTGCAACCCACTGCTTATCGCGGCCGCTACTGGACCATGCGGCAGTATGCCGGCTTCGGTTCCGCTGAGGAGACTAACCAGCGCTACCATTATCTCTTAAATGCCGGCCAGACCGGGCTGTCCGTGGCCTTTGACCTGCCCACTCAGATCGGCTTCGACTCCGACCACGAATTGGCTCGGGGTGAAGTAGGTAAGGTGGGTGTAGCCATCGACTCTCTGTGGGATATGGAAAACCTGTTCAAGGGAATCCCCTTAGATAAAGTCAGCACTTCTATGACCATCAACTCACCTGCCGCCATTCTTATGGCCATGTATCTGGTGTTGGCTGAACAGCAGAACATCGGCTTTGATAAACTGCGGGGTACCATCCAGAACGATATTTTGAAAGAATATTCTTCGCGGGGAACCTATATCTTCCCGCCCCGGCCATCGATGAAAATCATTACCGATATCTTTGCCTACTGTTCCAAAGAAGTGCCGCAGTGGAACACCATCAGCATCAGCGGCTATCACATCCGGGAAGCCGGAGCCACCGCAGTGCAGGAGGTTGCCTTTACCCTGGCCAACGGGTTTGCCTATGTTGAGGCCGCCGTCAAAGCCGGCCTGGAAGTAGATGTCTTCGGACCCCGTCTGTCTTTCTTCTTCAATTCTCACCTTGACTTCCTGGAGGAGGTGGCCAAATTCCGGGCGGCCCGCCGCCTCTGGGCCAAGACGATGAAAGAGCGCTTCGGTGCCAAAGACCCCCGCACTTTGATGCTGCGGTTCCATACCCAGACTGCCGGCTGTACCCTCACCGCGGTTCAACCCATGAACAATATCGTCCGGGTGGCCTTCCAGGCCATGAGCGCCGTCCTGGGCGGGACTCAATCCCTACATACCAACTCCATGGATGAGGCCTTGGCCCTGCCCTCTGAGCAGGCGGTGCAGGTGGCCCTGCGCACCCAGCAGGTCATTGCCTATGAGACCGGCGTCGCCGATACCGTAGACCCCCTGGCCGGTTCTTATTATATCGAAAAGCTTACCGACGAGATTGAAGCCCGAGCCCAGGCATATATCGACACCATCGAAAAGATGGGCGGGCCCGTCGCTGCGGTTGAGAAAGGCTATATTCAGAAGGAAATTCAGGAGAGCGCCTATCGCTATCAGAAAGAGATCGAAGCCAACGACCGTATTATTGTCGGCCTGAACAAATTTCAGGTCCAGGAAGAAAAACCCAAAGAGCTCCTGAAGGTTGATCCCAGCGTGCGAGATCAACAGGTTGAACGCCTGCAAAAACTCAAAGGCCAGCGCAATCAACAGCAGGTGCAGGAAACCCTTGCCAAAGTCAAAGATGCGGCCCGGACCGGCGCCAATCTGATGCCGCCGATTTTGGAGGCGGTGCGCTCTCTGGCCACCCTCGGGGAAATCTGCGACACCCTGCGAGGGGTCTTTGGAGAGTATGAGGCCGCGCCGTTTGTATAAGATCGCCCGTTTATCACCCTAACGCCTTGCGGAAGGAGAATATATATGCCTGAAAGAAAAATTCGCGTGTTGGCCGCCAAACCCGGTCTCGATGGCCACGACCGGGGTATCAAGGTCATCTGCGCCGCCCTCAGAGACGCGGGCATGGAAGTTATCTACACCGGGTTGCGTCAGACCCCGGAACAGATCGTCAGCGCCGCCATCCAGGAAGACGTGGACGTCATCGCGATGAGTTGCCTCTCCGGCGCCCATGACTACCTCTTCCCTCGAGTCACTGAACTTTTGAAAGAGAAAAACGTTGAAGATATCCTGGTTCTGGGCGGGGGTATTATCCCGGAAGAAGACGTTCCTTCTTTGAAAGCGGCGGGTATCGCCGATATCTTCACCCCCGGCGCCACCACGAGCGAGATTATTAATTTCATTAAGGCCAATATCAAGAGAAATTAGCCGCCCTCCTCATGTATGTAAAGGGACAGATAGATCTTTTTATCGGAAAGAATGTCTGTCCCTATCTTTTTGACAGATCAAATAACTCCATGCGGTTGTTAACCTGCGGGTGTTTGGAAGACGGGCCTTCGGTCAGCAACACGATATCGCCTGGCAGCTCAAACCGCTGTAGGTAGCCACGGATATAATCTTTCCAGTCTTCCGGGTGATCCGGTTCGTGAATCGGCCAGACTCCATAGGTGAACATCAATCGCTGGCAGGTGGTCTCCAGAGAGCTTAGGGCCATGATCCACACCGACGGCCGGAATCGGGAGATACTGCGGGCCGTGGCGCCGCTGCGGGTAGGAACAAATACCGCCGCCGGGGTGATCCGCTCCAGGGTTGCCTCTACACTCAGAGCGATGAGTTCCGAGAGATTAAGGTGTTTTTGAGTGGATATTTCCTTCAGGATGCCTCTAATATGGGACCCTGGCCGATGGGGTTCGATAGCTGCGGCGATCTTGGCCAGCATGGCCACGGCCTCTACCGGGTATTGTCCCATGGCCGACTCTTCCGAAAGCATGACGGCATCGGCGCCGTCCAGAATAGCATTGGCCACATCAGTGGCTTCGGCCCGGGTCGGCCGCCGGTTGGATACCATCGACTCCAGCATTTGGGTGGCGGTGATCACCGGTTTACCGGCCAGGTTGGCCTTGCGCATGATTCGCTTCTGGGTTCCGGCAATCTGCTCAATGGGAATTTCTACCCCCAAATCGCCACGGGCAATCATAATCCCGTCCGCCGCTTTGATGATCCCGTCCAGGTGGTCGAGGGCGTTGCGGCGTTCGATCTTGGCGATAATAAAAGGCTGCCAACCGATGTCCTGGGCCGCCTCCCGTACTGCCGTGATGTCCTGGGCAGACTCTACAAAAGACTGGCTCACGGCGTCTACTCCATGCTCCAGGGCGAATTCCAGGCACTGCCGGTCATATTCCGTAAAGGCGCTGATTCCGAGATGAATGCCGGGGAGATTCAGTCCCTTGCGGGAGCGCAACTCGCCCCCCACCTCTACCCGGCAGTGCACTACATTATTTATTACCTGCTCCACGGCAAGCTGGATCAGGCCATCGTTTAAAAATATGATATTCCCCGGCTTCACTGCTTGGGGCAGACCGGCAAAACTTACCGAGGCGCCAAACCGGTCCCCCACGATATCTTCGGTGGTCAGGAAATATGTTTCCCCTGATTTCAACTCTACCGGCTCCGGGTCGATCTGTCCCAGACGGATTTTGGGTCCGGGCAGGTCCGCCATGATGGCCAGACGGCTATTCGTGAGGTGAGCCGCCCGGCGAGCATTATGGATTAACCGTCTATGATAGTTGAAATCACCATGGGAAAAATTGATCCGGGCCACATTCATTCCCGCTTTAAGCAACAGTTGAATTCCTTCCAAGGATTCCGAAGCCGGGCCGATAGTGGCTACAATCTTGGTCTTGTGGTTGGGCAACCCCATAGCAGACTCCGTCTCATCAAGGCTCCATGTTGATCGTGCATCAAAAAGAAAAACCGTACGCACTAAACATACGGTTTTCAGTACCTATCGATACTACACCAAAAATCAAAAAATCCGGCTGCCTTTTTTTTTCGGTGACCAAGCCTTGGTAAGCTCCCGCATCAGGGCAAGGTCAAGGCCATTGATAATGCCTTTATCAAAGGCGATGTGCAGGGCGACTTCCAGGCGGGCTTGATGGGATAACCCCACGTCAAATTTTTTATAGTAATTTTCAAACATCACTGCGGTCTCCAAGGTGTGGTGAAAGAGACGATGACCGGGGCCGGTGTATCGCTTTGCCGCAGCATCCATAAAGATATGGATTTCTTTGAGAGGTTCCAAACCCAAAAGATATCGGGTGGCCGCCAGGTGCTCCCTGAGGCCGGACCGGTCTTTTCTGATCAGTCCCTTTTTACTAACTCACCCTCCGCCGAGTCAAAAAGTTCCTGAATTTCTTGTTCTCCATATTTTTCCTGGAGCATAGAGAACTTGTTGAGAACTCGGGAGTATGTGTCAGCCCAGACCTTCCATTTCTCGTTTATCGTCCTTACTTCGACTCCGGCTTTTTCTTCTTTTGCCATCTGAATCAGCGAGGTCATCTCTTTCTCCCCGATCAGGTTTGTCGGCTTCAAGTTGATCAGGGCCTGGATGTCCCTCTCCATGATCTCCTTTAAGGTCTGGCTCCTCAGTATCACGGTGCGCAGCATGTCTTCTTTCATGTTGGACCTCTTCCTCATTGGACTGGTGAGATTCGGATGCTGATTTCCATGCATAGGCAATCAAACAGGGCGGTTCAATTTTCTTGGTCAGATATTTTTTATCCAACCATTTGTATGGGAGTAGTTTGCTCGCCTGATAGTGGTAAGACTTGTCCATAACCTGGATATTAGCCTATAAACTCGCATAAATCAAGACCCCTAAGTGAGGTCTAGCTCTAAAAAACTACCCCAGTATTTGAATTCCATAAAGCGAAACAGATTCGCGGTCCAAAAGAATTGTAGACCAAACCACGCTGTATCTTGAATATTTATCGACAGCGCATCATCTCCAGGTCCGGCTTAGGCATTATCGGCCGTACCCGAGACATTGGTTTGAGGGTTCTTATTTTTAAGGATAATTATTTTTGCATTCATTTAAATTTTGTTTAAAATAACGGAAAAAATCTCAGCCGAACCGGAGCTATGATGTTATAGGTAAATATATTAATAAGTTATAAACTATACACTGGATCTTGCGGATTTTTTGTATTTCCGGTCAATCAGGGACTGATCGACAGTGAATTCGGCAGGCATGAAAAGTTGGGGAGAGATCGCCTCTGCCGCTGGTTCTGGACTGGGGAGTCCAGGAACAAAAATTGGGATGTTTCATTTGGCCAATCAACCCATTCTCGGAGTGCCGCAGGGGCGTTCGAGTCGCTTAATTTTTTGAAGTACTGATGCTGCTGGAGGGTAGGGGTTCGAGTTTCGAGTTTTGAGAAGGGATGTGATATCCGTATCCATTGGACAACACGATGCTTTTTCTCGAAATAATCTTGCAACGCGAAACTCTACGATAATAATCAGGTGTTTCTAATCTTAAGGGGGGATGCGCAGATGAGAAAGAGAATTATTTTAGGGTTGCTGATCGCCGCTTTGATGTTGCCGGCGCCGGCGGCAGGCACGGAATTGGGTCTGACCTCTTATCCGGACGGTATAGAGAACTTTTTTGCCGGGGCTTTTCCGCCGCCAGGGTTTTATTACCAGAATTACTTGCTGTTCTATAAGGCCGATCAATTCCGCGGGGGGCCGCCGAATCCCAAGGCCTTTATCTTCGCTGAGGTTTTGCGGTTTATCTACTCCAGCAAGATTAAAATCCTGGGCGCCAATTGGGGAACCCATCTGGTGGTGCCTCTGGTCTATACCGACCTAAACTCGGAGGTCCCGGGTTTCATTATCGCCGATGACCGCCGCTTCGGATTCGCCAACACCGCCTTTGATCCCATCATCCTGGCCTGGCATTTCGAGGAGTTTCATGTGACCTCGGCCCTCGAAATTCAATTTCCCGGATCCTACAATCGCAATAATCCGGCCAGCCCGTCACGCAATTATTTCACCTTTGAACCAATTCTCGCCTTTGCCTGGATGCCCAAGTGGGGATTGGGGATAAACGTCAAAATGATGTATGACTTCCCGACCCGCAATAATGAGCCTCTGACCATCACCGGCGCTCGGGATCATTATCATTCCGGGCAGGCCTTCCACTTTGACTACTGCGTTGACTACGCCGTCCTTCCCAACCTCCGCCTGGGGGCGGCCGGCTATTACTACACCCAAACCACCGGGGACACCGCCGATGGGGTGAAAATCGGCTTTCATGGCCGTGAGTTTGCTATCGGGCCGGCCATCAAATATGACTATGGCCGTTTCAGTTTCTGCGTCATTAATCAATTCGAGATGGCGGCCCTCAACCGTCCCGAAGGCGTCCGCAACTGGGTCAGAATCTGGTATGCTTTCTGAGTATCACGGGAAGAAAGCAACTGTCCTGCTTTGACTACCCGCCTGTTAGGGGTGTGGGGGGGTAGCATCTGCCATAAAACAAAGGCCCTCTGCTCTGTGAGAGAGGGCCTGGCTCGATCCGCTGCTCCCCTTTGTCGATTTATTCCAAACTAATTGGCATCATTCACAAATTACTCACAAGCCATAAAAATGGTTTACTGGCGGAGCTGGCTTTCTAACCTGGACAGAGCTTAACTTTTGACCAACAACCGGAAGCCGGAAACTTTATTTTCTGACTAATCCCTTTTCCCTCTTCCCTGATTCAGGCGAGATTAAAACATTTCTGTCAGCAGGTCCTGCCACCGTTCGGGTTGTTGGAATTCGGCGGGTGACAGGGTGCTCATTAAAGAGCCGTTTTTGAGAACCAGGAGTTGATCGGCGAGACGGCGGGCCTGGTTCAGGCTGTGGGAAACGGCGACTATCTGGCATCGGGTTTTGAGTTCCAGCAGCAGTTCTTCAATTTTTTGGGCAATCCGAAAATCCAGGTTGGCGGTCGGCTCATCTAACAGCAAGAATTCCGGTTCCAGGGCCAGGGTCCGGGCCAAGCAGAGGCGCTGCTGCTGTCCCCCGGAGAGGACGGCGGCCGGGGTTCGTAAGCGATTCTTGACCTCGCTCCAGAGGTGAACCTGGCGTAGCGCCGATTCGACCCGGCCTTCTAGCTCCGATCGCGGGAGATTTAGGATGAGCTTCAGAAGTAAAGAGATATTCTTCTCCACACTGAAGGGCAAAATAGTGGGGTTCTGAAAGACCATCCCGACCCGCTGGCGCAGTTCGGCCAGATTGATCCCGTCCTGGTAAATATCTTGCCAGCCATCCTGAAAGTGCAGTTTAAGGGTGCCTGAGCTGGCACAAGCAGGATAATGTTCATTCAAGCGGTTGAAGGTGCGTAAAAGGGTCGTTTTCCCAGAGCCGGAGCGCCCGATGATGACGGTAAGCTGACCTGGGTGCAGTTCGAGGTGCACTCCATGTAAAACCCGGCGGCCAACAAAGTCAACTGTGAGGTTTTTCGCTACCGCGGACAGGATAAGATTATTGCTAGGTTGTGTTGCCATGTCGTGTGATAGTTCTATGCAGCAGATGAGCGCCCAGGAACAGGGCGCTGGTTAAAGCGAGAAGCACCAGAGCCGAGCCGAAGCCTCTATCAAGATCTGTCTGGGTCCGGTGTTCCGCTGCCAGGTAATAAATATTAAAAGGCAATGCCTCAAATTTGTCCGTCAGATGTCGGGGCAACCCGGCATTGGCCACTACCCCGGTAAGCAGGATCACCGCGGTATCTTCAGCGGCTCGGCCTACGGACAGAATCACCCCGCTTAAGATCCCGCGACTGGCGGCCGGCAACAAGATAGCGCGGATGTTCTGCCAAGGAGTGAGGCCCAGGCCTACACCCGCCAGCTTGAGAGAATCCGGCACCCCTTCCAGACTGGTCTGGGTTGTAAGAATAAGATAGGGTAGAATCAGTAAGGTGATACACCCGGCGGCCAGGAGCAGGCCGGTATTGGCGGCGG is a window from the Desulfobacca acetoxidans DSM 11109 genome containing:
- a CDS encoding acyl-CoA mutase large subunit family protein, with protein sequence MSALERIKTAKAKYEEKVAKTLQKMSERKDQFVNTSGIPVERVYTPLDLEDFDYLEKLGMPGQFPYTRAVQPTAYRGRYWTMRQYAGFGSAEETNQRYHYLLNAGQTGLSVAFDLPTQIGFDSDHELARGEVGKVGVAIDSLWDMENLFKGIPLDKVSTSMTINSPAAILMAMYLVLAEQQNIGFDKLRGTIQNDILKEYSSRGTYIFPPRPSMKIITDIFAYCSKEVPQWNTISISGYHIREAGATAVQEVAFTLANGFAYVEAAVKAGLEVDVFGPRLSFFFNSHLDFLEEVAKFRAARRLWAKTMKERFGAKDPRTLMLRFHTQTAGCTLTAVQPMNNIVRVAFQAMSAVLGGTQSLHTNSMDEALALPSEQAVQVALRTQQVIAYETGVADTVDPLAGSYYIEKLTDEIEARAQAYIDTIEKMGGPVAAVEKGYIQKEIQESAYRYQKEIEANDRIIVGLNKFQVQEEKPKELLKVDPSVRDQQVERLQKLKGQRNQQQVQETLAKVKDAARTGANLMPPILEAVRSLATLGEICDTLRGVFGEYEAAPFV
- a CDS encoding cobalamin B12-binding domain-containing protein; protein product: MPERKIRVLAAKPGLDGHDRGIKVICAALRDAGMEVIYTGLRQTPEQIVSAAIQEDVDVIAMSCLSGAHDYLFPRVTELLKEKNVEDILVLGGGIIPEEDVPSLKAAGIADIFTPGATTSEIINFIKANIKRN
- the pyk gene encoding pyruvate kinase; its protein translation is MGLPNHKTKIVATIGPASESLEGIQLLLKAGMNVARINFSHGDFNYHRRLIHNARRAAHLTNSRLAIMADLPGPKIRLGQIDPEPVELKSGETYFLTTEDIVGDRFGASVSFAGLPQAVKPGNIIFLNDGLIQLAVEQVINNVVHCRVEVGGELRSRKGLNLPGIHLGISAFTEYDRQCLEFALEHGVDAVSQSFVESAQDITAVREAAQDIGWQPFIIAKIERRNALDHLDGIIKAADGIMIARGDLGVEIPIEQIAGTQKRIMRKANLAGKPVITATQMLESMVSNRRPTRAEATDVANAILDGADAVMLSEESAMGQYPVEAVAMLAKIAAAIEPHRPGSHIRGILKEISTQKHLNLSELIALSVEATLERITPAAVFVPTRSGATARSISRFRPSVWIMALSSLETTCQRLMFTYGVWPIHEPDHPEDWKDYIRGYLQRFELPGDIVLLTEGPSSKHPQVNNRMELFDLSKR
- a CDS encoding SphA family protein, which gives rise to MRKRIILGLLIAALMLPAPAAGTELGLTSYPDGIENFFAGAFPPPGFYYQNYLLFYKADQFRGGPPNPKAFIFAEVLRFIYSSKIKILGANWGTHLVVPLVYTDLNSEVPGFIIADDRRFGFANTAFDPIILAWHFEEFHVTSALEIQFPGSYNRNNPASPSRNYFTFEPILAFAWMPKWGLGINVKMMYDFPTRNNEPLTITGARDHYHSGQAFHFDYCVDYAVLPNLRLGAAGYYYTQTTGDTADGVKIGFHGREFAIGPAIKYDYGRFSFCVINQFEMAALNRPEGVRNWVRIWYAF
- a CDS encoding phosphate ABC transporter ATP-binding protein yields the protein MATQPSNNLILSAVAKNLTVDFVGRRVLHGVHLELHPGQLTVIIGRSGSGKTTLLRTFNRLNEHYPACASSGTLKLHFQDGWQDIYQDGINLAELRQRVGMVFQNPTILPFSVEKNISLLLKLILNLPRSELEGRVESALRQVHLWSEVKNRLRTPAAVLSGGQQQRLCLARTLALEPEFLLLDEPTANLDFRIAQKIEELLLELKTRCQIVAVSHSLNQARRLADQLLVLKNGSLMSTLSPAEFQQPERWQDLLTEMF
- a CDS encoding PstA family ABC transporter permease; translated protein: MKNNLARFFVGFSWLAVLATLAAVILLVGFLLYRSGHILNIRLFFGETPLWPAIIAGTPVFDGIWPACVGTFYLISLSSLIALPLGISSGIYLAQYAAGRPKRLISLGVEVLAGVPSIIMGLFGFALILFLRQTLLAAANTGLLLAAGCITLLILPYLILTTQTSLEGVPDSLKLAGVGLGLTPWQNIRAILLPAASRGILSGVILSVGRAAEDTAVILLTGVVANAGLPRHLTDKFEALPFNIYYLAAEHRTQTDLDRGFGSALVLLALTSALFLGAHLLHRTITRHGNTT